In Mariluticola halotolerans, one DNA window encodes the following:
- a CDS encoding FGGY-family carbohydrate kinase — translation MADSKTYLLGLDAGNTVIKAVLFDLEGHQVAMHALDGQSSTPQPGHVERNLDELWANARVAIQTCIAQAGIAPGQIAAIGCAGHGNGLYLLDQDDAPLIGIQSLDARAADLADNIDQSQGTALHALCLQRPWPSQTPVLLAWIKQNRPELYARVGTVLLCKDFITYQLTGERVSDVSDMSGCGLLRMPECTYDDDLLALYGLGDARTMLPRLIDPSGIAGTVNASAAAQTGLAEGTPVVGGFFDVIASALGSGVVAEGDASIIAGTWSINQVISRAPIVDGGIFMVAGFGPGRFMNIESSATSASNLEWYVRELVERGAHHDDPFGYCNDHVGMVEPRHDDPMFHPYLYGSRLGAGYRAGFYGIAGWHGEGHLLRALFEGVMFEHRRHIEVLAGAGVSVERAIMSGGGARSPYWPQIFADGLDMPITVADAQETGALGAAIGAGVGAGIFADYEQAVAAMTRPRSRFVPDKNQRAHYDRRYAMFRELSETLNGFWTRLSDAGQN, via the coding sequence GTGGCTGACAGCAAAACCTATCTGCTGGGCCTTGATGCCGGCAACACCGTCATCAAGGCGGTGCTCTTCGATCTCGAGGGGCATCAGGTCGCCATGCACGCGCTGGATGGTCAATCCTCCACCCCGCAACCCGGCCACGTAGAGCGCAATCTGGACGAACTATGGGCCAATGCCCGTGTCGCTATCCAGACCTGTATTGCGCAGGCCGGCATTGCCCCCGGGCAGATCGCCGCCATTGGATGTGCGGGCCACGGCAACGGATTATATCTGCTGGATCAGGACGATGCGCCGCTGATTGGTATTCAGTCACTCGATGCCCGCGCCGCAGACCTCGCAGACAACATCGATCAGTCCCAGGGCACAGCGCTTCACGCGCTATGCCTCCAGCGGCCATGGCCCTCGCAAACGCCGGTCCTTCTGGCATGGATCAAACAGAACAGGCCCGAACTCTATGCGCGGGTCGGCACCGTCTTGCTGTGCAAGGATTTCATAACCTACCAATTGACAGGCGAACGTGTCAGCGACGTTTCCGACATGTCGGGTTGTGGCTTGCTGCGCATGCCCGAGTGCACCTATGACGACGATCTGCTTGCACTTTATGGACTGGGTGACGCGCGGACGATGCTGCCGCGTTTGATCGACCCGTCCGGGATTGCGGGGACCGTGAACGCCAGCGCAGCTGCACAGACTGGCCTGGCTGAAGGCACGCCGGTCGTCGGCGGCTTCTTCGATGTAATCGCCAGCGCGCTGGGTTCTGGTGTGGTGGCTGAAGGCGATGCCTCCATAATCGCGGGAACATGGTCGATCAATCAGGTGATATCGCGCGCACCCATCGTTGATGGCGGCATCTTCATGGTCGCAGGGTTCGGGCCGGGGCGGTTCATGAATATCGAATCCAGCGCCACCTCCGCCTCCAATCTTGAATGGTATGTGCGCGAACTGGTTGAGCGTGGGGCCCATCACGACGATCCGTTCGGCTATTGCAACGATCATGTCGGCATGGTCGAGCCGCGCCACGATGATCCAATGTTTCATCCTTATCTTTATGGCTCCCGTCTGGGTGCCGGTTACCGCGCGGGCTTCTATGGCATTGCCGGCTGGCACGGGGAGGGGCATTTGTTGCGGGCGCTGTTTGAGGGCGTCATGTTCGAACATCGCCGCCATATAGAGGTTCTCGCCGGTGCAGGTGTGTCCGTCGAACGCGCCATCATGTCGGGCGGCGGTGCGCGCAGCCCTTATTGGCCCCAGATTTTTGCTGATGGTCTGGATATGCCGATCACCGTTGCCGACGCGCAGGAAACCGGCGCGCTTGGCGCCGCGATTGGCGCGGGCGTTGGTGCCGGCATTTTTGCGGATTACGAACAGGCCGTCGCCGCCATGACCCGGCCAAGGAGCCG
- a CDS encoding aldo/keto reductase produces MSPEMIKRPIGKSGIEASVVGLGTWAIGGWMWGGTDESQSIAAIQTSIDEGVSLIDTAPAYGQGLSETIVGKAIKDRRDQVVLATKCGLIWHAQKGNHFFDYDGHPVHRHLGKDSIIYEVEQSLSRLGTDYIDLYITHWQDPTTPVSETMEALLDLKQQGKIRAIGASNLSVDELKAYAAHGSLDAIQEEYSMVKRDIETSLLPICAAHDISTLSYSSLALGLLSGKMGPEREFTGDDQRKDNPRFSLANREKVARLMDAVVAPIAAEHQATKAQIVIAWTLQQPGITFALCGARNPDQARENAKAGRLRLSSGEIDAIGAATKTYLIDLDS; encoded by the coding sequence ATGTCGCCTGAAATGATAAAACGTCCAATCGGTAAATCCGGAATTGAAGCATCTGTCGTTGGTCTGGGGACCTGGGCCATCGGGGGCTGGATGTGGGGTGGCACCGACGAGAGCCAGTCGATTGCCGCCATTCAGACATCGATTGACGAGGGCGTGTCCCTGATCGATACCGCGCCCGCCTATGGTCAGGGCCTTTCCGAGACCATTGTGGGAAAGGCTATCAAAGACCGTCGGGATCAGGTTGTGCTGGCCACCAAATGCGGCCTGATCTGGCATGCCCAAAAGGGCAATCATTTTTTCGATTATGACGGGCACCCGGTGCACCGGCATCTGGGCAAGGATTCGATCATTTATGAAGTCGAGCAAAGCCTGTCGCGTCTCGGCACCGATTATATCGATCTCTACATCACCCATTGGCAGGATCCCACCACGCCTGTTTCCGAAACCATGGAAGCGCTTCTGGATTTGAAGCAACAAGGCAAGATCCGGGCGATCGGCGCCAGCAATTTGTCGGTCGATGAATTAAAGGCCTATGCCGCCCACGGATCGCTCGATGCGATTCAGGAAGAATACAGCATGGTCAAACGCGATATCGAGACATCGCTTCTGCCAATCTGTGCCGCGCATGACATCTCGACATTGAGTTATTCGTCGCTCGCCCTTGGCTTGCTCTCCGGCAAAATGGGGCCTGAGCGCGAATTTACCGGTGATGATCAGCGGAAAGACAATCCACGTTTCTCACTGGCCAACCGCGAGAAGGTGGCACGGTTGATGGATGCAGTCGTCGCGCCGATTGCCGCCGAACATCAGGCCACAAAAGCACAAATCGTCATTGCCTGGACCCTGCAGCAACCCGGGATCACATTTGCGCTTTGCGGTGCCCGCAATCCCGATCAGGCGCGTGAAAACGCCAAGGCCGGACGCCTCCGCCTGTCATCCGGCGAAATCGATGCGATTGGTGCAGCAACCAAGACATATTTGATCGACCTCGACAGCTGA
- a CDS encoding class I fructose-bisphosphate aldolase: MRISTKARMNRMFTNGGCLDVAIDHGVCNEPGFLVGLEDMAGVMDTLIKAKPDAIQCAYGQADLLQSRPEKDKPALVMRIDMGNPYNDQRHRVMWSMLQNADEPIIGALEMDAACVVVNLFMLPDEPELFRQCVENISRVRAACHQYGMPLMIEPLVMLPNDVRGGYQVDGDAEKIVTLVRLASEMGADIIKADPTDNPDDFHRVIEAARVPVLVRGGGKEDLKAVLAKSAALMAQGAQGMVYGRNIYQHDNPSAVVSALMAIIHDGASGEQAWDVYNRG, translated from the coding sequence ATGCGTATAAGCACCAAGGCCCGAATGAACCGGATGTTCACCAATGGCGGATGTCTTGATGTCGCGATTGACCATGGTGTCTGCAATGAGCCGGGTTTCCTCGTTGGTCTGGAAGACATGGCAGGCGTGATGGATACCCTCATCAAGGCAAAGCCCGACGCCATTCAGTGCGCTTACGGTCAGGCCGACCTGCTACAGTCGCGGCCCGAAAAGGACAAACCTGCATTGGTGATGCGCATCGATATGGGCAACCCGTATAACGACCAGCGCCACAGGGTGATGTGGTCGATGTTGCAAAATGCTGACGAGCCGATCATTGGCGCGCTTGAGATGGACGCAGCCTGTGTCGTGGTCAACCTGTTCATGTTGCCTGACGAGCCGGAGCTCTTCCGGCAATGCGTTGAAAATATCAGCCGTGTGCGCGCTGCGTGTCACCAATACGGCATGCCTTTGATGATTGAACCGCTGGTCATGCTGCCCAATGACGTGCGCGGGGGTTACCAGGTCGATGGAGACGCCGAAAAGATCGTCACCCTTGTGCGGCTTGCAAGCGAAATGGGAGCGGATATCATCAAGGCCGATCCCACGGATAACCCAGACGACTTTCATCGGGTGATCGAGGCTGCGCGCGTGCCGGTTCTGGTGCGCGGTGGCGGCAAAGAGGATCTCAAGGCCGTGCTGGCAAAATCGGCAGCACTGATGGCACAGGGTGCACAAGGAATGGTCTATGGCCGCAATATCTATCAGCACGACAACCCCAGCGCGGTCGTTTCAGCCCTGATGGCCATCATTCATGATGGGGCATCAGGCGAACAGGCATGGGACGTTTACAACCGTGGCTGA
- a CDS encoding glycerol-3-phosphate dehydrogenase/oxidase has protein sequence MPEKRNDNFDLLRTDGVFDVIVVGGGINGIGVFRELALQGLRVLLIERNDFCSGCSAAPSRMIHGGLRYLENGEFDLVRESLRERDLLLQNAPHMVRPLPTMIPITSVFSGLLNGAAGFFGLSTKPANRGVLPVAIGLRLYDWMTRKRRRLPRASFHGGRATFRRWPKITPSVKFSAIYHDAWVSYPERLGVEVLLDTMRLSPQSLAVNYAELATSKDGFTITDRETGSTCKVSARAVVNASGAWLDDVTKLLADSAEIPTDMVSGTKGSHVILENDELHEALDGHMMLFDNADGRVCILFPYLGKVLAGSTDIRVDAPRRVKCEPEEQDYILNAIRLVFPGISIADDDVVFSYSGIRPLPKSDHDFTGRISRGHLVHRIEGHPTQFCMVGGKWTTFRAFAEQAADAVLAELGKTRRAETADMAIGGGAEFAKEHLNLMADLVQTHGVTKDRATHLLDVYGTRASEVLSFCKTHTDDMPLDSATVITAAEIAFLIRHEFARGLGDLILRRTPLAITGQVSSGIIDRIAAIAADELGWDEARRARETEAMVTELEEFYGVSREMLEERSRERNKACV, from the coding sequence ATGCCAGAAAAACGAAACGACAACTTTGATTTGCTCCGCACGGACGGTGTGTTCGACGTCATTGTTGTCGGCGGTGGCATCAATGGTATTGGCGTTTTTCGCGAACTGGCGCTTCAGGGTCTGCGTGTGCTTTTGATCGAGCGCAACGATTTCTGCTCTGGATGCAGTGCGGCCCCGTCACGCATGATCCATGGCGGATTGCGTTATCTGGAAAACGGAGAGTTCGATCTGGTGCGCGAATCGTTGCGCGAACGCGATCTATTGCTCCAGAATGCGCCGCACATGGTGCGCCCGCTGCCCACCATGATTCCCATCACTTCGGTCTTCTCCGGATTGCTCAACGGCGCGGCAGGATTTTTCGGCCTCAGCACAAAACCGGCGAACCGAGGGGTGTTGCCGGTCGCCATTGGGCTGCGGCTCTATGACTGGATGACCCGGAAACGCCGGCGCTTGCCGCGCGCGTCCTTCCATGGCGGGCGCGCGACGTTCAGGCGCTGGCCAAAAATCACACCGAGTGTGAAATTCTCGGCAATTTATCATGACGCATGGGTGAGCTATCCGGAGCGGCTTGGTGTTGAAGTGCTGCTCGATACCATGCGCCTTTCGCCACAAAGCCTGGCGGTCAACTATGCCGAGCTCGCAACCAGCAAGGATGGTTTCACAATCACCGATCGTGAAACCGGCAGCACGTGCAAGGTAAGCGCACGGGCGGTCGTCAACGCGTCCGGGGCCTGGCTGGATGATGTCACGAAATTATTGGCTGACAGTGCCGAGATACCCACAGACATGGTTTCGGGCACCAAGGGGTCACATGTCATTCTCGAAAATGACGAGCTTCACGAGGCTCTCGATGGCCATATGATGCTGTTTGATAATGCCGACGGTCGCGTCTGTATTCTGTTTCCCTATCTGGGCAAGGTGCTGGCGGGCTCTACCGATATTCGGGTCGATGCGCCGCGTCGCGTAAAGTGCGAGCCTGAAGAGCAGGACTACATTCTCAACGCCATACGTCTGGTCTTCCCCGGCATTTCCATTGCCGATGATGATGTCGTTTTCAGCTATAGCGGCATAAGGCCCTTGCCCAAAAGCGATCATGACTTTACCGGGCGCATTTCGCGTGGCCATCTTGTGCATCGCATCGAAGGGCATCCCACCCAGTTCTGCATGGTGGGCGGCAAGTGGACCACCTTTCGCGCCTTTGCGGAGCAGGCCGCCGATGCCGTTCTGGCCGAACTGGGCAAGACGCGCCGCGCCGAAACCGCTGATATGGCAATAGGCGGTGGCGCCGAATTTGCAAAAGAACACCTCAACCTTATGGCGGACCTGGTGCAAACCCATGGGGTCACAAAGGATCGCGCAACGCATCTGCTTGATGTCTATGGCACGCGCGCCAGCGAGGTTCTGTCGTTTTGCAAAACGCACACGGACGATATGCCACTCGATTCCGCAACGGTCATAACCGCTGCCGAAATCGCCTTTCTCATCCGTCATGAATTCGCCCGCGGGCTCGGCGACCTGATTTTGCGCCGGACCCCGCTCGCCATTACCGGACAGGTATCGTCCGGCATCATCGACCGGATTGCCGCTATTGCCGCAGACGAACTGGGTTGGGATGAAGCGCGCCGGGCGCGCGAAACGGAAGCCATGGTCACCGAACTGGAAGAATTTTACGGCGTCTCACGCGAGATGCTTGAAGAGCGTAGCCGCGAAAGGAATAAAGCATGCGTATAA
- a CDS encoding TIGR03862 family flavoprotein, with protein MTGFSAKEVAVIGGGPAGLMAAEALCGAGHNVTVYEAMPSFGRKLLFAGKSGLNITHAEDYAQFATRFSASSARLRPALDGFRPNDLIAWAGALGTETFTGSSGRVFPKAMKASPLLRAWLRRLADSGVTLLARHRWTGLEANALHFETPDGALTVAFDAVVLALGGASWPKLGATGDWVPLLRRHDVPVADLRPANCGFDVDWSAVFAARFAGQPVKSVTATSDAGTLSGEFVVSGAGVEGSLIYAHAAALRDRIAADGEARLTLDLAPGRSFEKLAAGLARQKPKESFTSRLRKGAGLEGIKGALVRECAPDANTLAPDALARLIKALPLTLARPRPLAEAISSAGGIGWDGVDENYMLTALPGVFAAGEMLDWEAPTGGYLLTGCMATGLAAGQGAARWLANS; from the coding sequence ATGACCGGCTTTTCTGCAAAAGAGGTCGCAGTTATCGGTGGTGGTCCGGCGGGGTTGATGGCGGCGGAAGCACTTTGCGGCGCGGGCCACAATGTGACGGTTTACGAGGCCATGCCCTCTTTCGGGCGCAAGCTTTTGTTTGCGGGGAAGTCCGGGCTCAATATTACCCATGCCGAGGATTATGCGCAATTTGCTACCCGGTTTAGCGCGTCCAGCGCGCGGTTGCGGCCAGCGCTGGACGGGTTTCGGCCCAATGATCTGATCGCCTGGGCCGGTGCGCTGGGTACCGAGACCTTTACCGGGTCGTCGGGACGGGTTTTTCCCAAGGCGATGAAAGCCTCCCCCCTGTTACGCGCCTGGTTGCGCCGGTTGGCGGATAGCGGCGTGACATTGTTGGCCCGGCACCGCTGGACCGGGCTGGAAGCCAACGCGCTGCATTTTGAAACACCGGATGGTGCGCTGACTGTTGCGTTTGATGCCGTGGTTTTGGCGCTGGGTGGCGCCAGCTGGCCCAAACTGGGCGCGACCGGCGACTGGGTGCCATTGTTGCGGCGGCATGATGTGCCTGTGGCTGATTTGCGCCCGGCCAATTGCGGGTTTGATGTGGATTGGAGCGCGGTTTTTGCCGCGCGGTTTGCCGGTCAACCGGTTAAATCGGTGACGGCCACGTCCGATGCCGGCACGTTATCGGGCGAGTTCGTTGTGAGTGGCGCTGGCGTCGAGGGCAGTCTGATTTATGCTCATGCTGCCGCGTTGCGGGACCGGATTGCGGCCGACGGCGAAGCGCGCTTGACGCTTGATCTGGCGCCGGGGCGCAGTTTTGAAAAACTTGCAGCCGGGTTGGCGCGGCAAAAGCCGAAGGAAAGCTTTACCTCCCGGTTGCGCAAAGGGGCCGGCCTTGAGGGGATCAAGGGCGCGCTGGTGCGTGAATGTGCGCCTGACGCCAATACACTGGCCCCGGATGCACTTGCGCGATTGATCAAGGCATTGCCGTTGACGCTGGCGCGCCCGCGCCCGCTGGCCGAGGCGATATCCTCTGCCGGGGGGATTGGCTGGGACGGGGTGGACGAGAATTATATGCTCACGGCCCTGCCCGGCGTGTTTGCCGCCGGGGAAATGCTGGACTGGGAAGCACCGACCGGCGGCTATCTGCTGACCGGATGCATGGCAACAGGGCTGGCGGCAGGACAGGGCGCGGCGCGCTGGCTGGCCAATAGCTAG
- a CDS encoding sugar-binding transcriptional regulator — translation MAENKDDFEAIRQIHTVLTLHFIEEMKQSDIAQRLNLSTSKVNRLITQGRKLGMVRIAVESPFQRLVDLEKGLSEITGLRNTVVTPVVPGNPDTNLQQVGLAAANHLLETIRDGDVIAITGGKAVSAVVRNLNPERKFNVTVVPLTGGVQGKYYTDVNHLTTQLAEKLGGSAMLIHAPLFAENREQRDMLMEMNSTKEVFDLARNASVALVGIGSIKTPGSSYYDLHPLPNPDRELLLKDNVTAEFLAHLIREDGTVADYALNSRLVALNPTDLATCPLTIGVAAGGEKVQPIRAALNGHLINSLIVDEETASAVLESMRKIKNVA, via the coding sequence ATGGCTGAGAACAAAGACGATTTTGAAGCAATCCGGCAAATCCATACTGTGCTCACGCTCCACTTCATTGAGGAGATGAAACAGTCGGACATCGCCCAGCGGCTCAACCTGTCGACCTCCAAAGTCAACCGTCTCATCACCCAGGGACGCAAGCTGGGGATGGTCCGGATTGCGGTTGAAAGCCCTTTCCAGCGCCTCGTTGACCTCGAAAAGGGCCTGTCCGAAATCACCGGCCTTCGCAATACAGTGGTCACGCCTGTGGTGCCGGGCAATCCGGATACCAATCTTCAACAGGTCGGACTTGCCGCCGCAAACCACCTGCTCGAAACCATTCGCGATGGCGATGTGATTGCCATCACCGGCGGCAAGGCCGTGAGTGCGGTCGTGCGGAACCTGAACCCCGAACGCAAATTCAATGTCACTGTTGTGCCCCTCACAGGCGGTGTGCAGGGCAAATACTATACCGACGTCAATCATCTAACGACCCAGCTTGCCGAAAAGCTGGGAGGCTCGGCCATGCTTATTCATGCGCCCTTGTTCGCCGAGAACCGCGAGCAGCGCGATATGCTCATGGAAATGAACTCCACAAAGGAAGTCTTTGATCTGGCCCGTAACGCTTCGGTGGCGCTGGTGGGCATCGGGTCAATCAAGACACCGGGCTCCAGCTATTACGATCTGCACCCCTTGCCCAACCCCGACCGGGAGTTGCTGCTCAAGGACAATGTCACGGCAGAGTTTCTGGCGCACCTTATCCGGGAAGACGGCACGGTTGCCGACTATGCGCTGAATTCACGCCTGGTCGCATTGAACCCCACGGATCTGGCGACATGCCCGCTGACAATCGGTGTTGCCGCTGGTGGGGAAAAAGTCCAGCCCATCCGCGCCGCGCTTAACGGCCATCTGATCAACTCCCTGATCGTTGATGAGGAGACCGCATCTGCGGTTCTTGAATCCATGCGAAAGATAAAGAATGTCGCCTGA
- a CDS encoding ABC transporter permease has product MRETGLILIILALFVAMSFASPYFLTWINMRAMVMAFAVEGIVVIGMTILLISGGIDLSVGSVTALAMVIAGLLFLNGVDPWVASAIAIAACAGIGATMGFFVTRVGLHHFIVSLAVMVIARGACLLGTGGRPLGLYTLPPEFKFIGQGAIGVVPVVIIIFVVVVVLFDFMLRRTTIFRKVFYTGSNEKAAAYSGIRTKRVVFMTTTLCSALCGVAGIIYMARFGSAQPTFGIGMELNVIAAAVIGGASLSGGTGTIFGAILGVILLSVVSSSLALLDVSVYWQDIIRGSILLAAVSIDHYLHKRQG; this is encoded by the coding sequence ATGCGCGAAACGGGATTGATCCTGATCATCCTGGCTTTGTTCGTCGCCATGTCGTTCGCCTCACCATACTTTCTGACCTGGATCAATATGCGGGCCATGGTCATGGCATTCGCGGTCGAAGGCATCGTCGTTATCGGTATGACGATCCTGCTGATATCCGGGGGGATTGATCTCTCGGTCGGCTCCGTCACAGCGCTGGCAATGGTCATTGCCGGGCTGCTCTTTTTGAATGGTGTCGACCCCTGGGTCGCGTCGGCCATCGCCATCGCTGCCTGCGCCGGCATTGGCGCAACCATGGGCTTTTTCGTAACCCGTGTGGGGCTTCACCATTTCATCGTGTCACTGGCGGTAATGGTTATCGCCCGTGGGGCCTGCCTTCTGGGCACAGGGGGGCGGCCGCTCGGTCTTTATACGCTGCCACCTGAGTTCAAGTTCATCGGTCAGGGCGCAATTGGCGTCGTCCCGGTCGTGATCATCATCTTTGTCGTGGTGGTCGTATTGTTCGATTTCATGCTCCGCCGCACCACCATCTTCCGCAAGGTCTTTTATACCGGCAGCAATGAGAAAGCCGCCGCCTATTCCGGCATCAGAACCAAACGGGTTGTCTTTATGACAACCACCCTTTGTTCAGCTCTCTGCGGCGTTGCGGGCATTATCTATATGGCGCGTTTCGGTTCGGCCCAGCCCACCTTCGGCATAGGCATGGAATTGAACGTGATCGCCGCCGCGGTTATCGGCGGGGCCAGCCTCTCGGGCGGCACTGGCACGATCTTCGGGGCCATTCTCGGCGTGATCTTGTTATCTGTCGTGTCCAGCTCACTGGCTTTGCTCGACGTCTCGGTCTACTGGCAGGACATCATCCGTGGCTCGATCCTGCTCGCGGCAGTTTCGATCGACCATTACTTGCACAAGCGCCAGGGATGA
- a CDS encoding sugar ABC transporter ATP-binding protein, whose product MTEDLILKISNLSKSFGPIHALRGVNFELRKGEIHAIAGENGAGKSTLMNVIDGILQPDSGEICFDGKSVRIASPAEAQKLGIGFVHQEIALCPDITVAENIFMATTNSSRAMLMDYPSLMRKAAGILQKLGDIDPAALVSTLPISKQQLVEIAKALTLDCRVLILDEPTAALTEREAQILFGIMRDLAGQGISIIYISHRMVEIFENCDRVSVFRDGQYITTKNVAETNSGEIVKSMVGRAIDSLYPDKQPLEERSDDVIFSVRGLTERKRFKDISFDLRRGEILGLAGLIGAGRSEIVKGVCKLEGSVTGDISLKGRKLDLKHYQDSVAEGIVYLSEDRKGDGIFLDMSIAANISALSLAQVASRAGIIDERKETGLAQKLGQELNLKCGHVGQPVSALSGGNQQKVALAKLLSVSPHIIFLDEPTRGVDVGAKTEIHRILRDLAKAGVGVVMISSELPELIGVCDRVIVIREGELSGEVTGSEMTEENIMYLASISEQSREAV is encoded by the coding sequence ATGACAGAGGATTTGATTCTCAAAATATCGAACCTCAGCAAGTCCTTCGGTCCGATCCACGCATTGCGCGGGGTGAACTTCGAATTGCGCAAAGGCGAAATCCACGCCATTGCCGGCGAAAACGGCGCGGGCAAGTCGACACTGATGAATGTGATCGACGGCATTTTGCAACCGGATTCGGGAGAGATTTGTTTCGACGGCAAGTCCGTCCGGATCGCCTCACCGGCAGAAGCGCAAAAGCTGGGCATCGGGTTTGTGCATCAGGAAATTGCGCTCTGCCCCGATATCACCGTGGCTGAGAACATCTTCATGGCCACCACCAATTCAAGCCGCGCCATGCTGATGGATTATCCGTCTCTTATGCGCAAGGCGGCCGGCATATTACAAAAACTGGGCGATATAGATCCCGCGGCGCTGGTCAGCACCTTGCCCATTTCCAAGCAGCAGCTGGTTGAAATCGCCAAGGCGCTGACCCTTGATTGTCGCGTGCTCATTCTGGACGAGCCGACCGCCGCACTGACCGAGCGGGAAGCGCAAATCCTTTTCGGGATCATGCGCGATCTAGCCGGACAGGGCATATCGATCATCTACATTTCTCACCGCATGGTCGAGATATTTGAAAATTGCGACCGCGTATCTGTTTTCCGTGATGGCCAGTACATCACCACCAAAAATGTCGCCGAGACAAATTCGGGCGAAATCGTCAAATCGATGGTCGGGCGTGCAATCGACAGTCTCTACCCGGACAAGCAGCCGCTCGAGGAGAGGTCCGACGACGTTATTTTTTCCGTGCGTGGACTGACAGAGCGCAAGCGGTTCAAGGATATTTCCTTTGACCTGCGCCGGGGCGAAATTCTGGGGCTGGCAGGGCTGATCGGCGCTGGCCGAAGTGAAATTGTCAAAGGCGTTTGCAAGCTCGAGGGGAGTGTGACCGGTGACATCAGCCTCAAGGGCCGCAAGCTGGATCTGAAACATTATCAGGACAGCGTCGCCGAGGGCATTGTCTATCTGTCAGAAGACCGGAAGGGCGACGGCATTTTCCTTGATATGTCGATTGCCGCGAATATTTCGGCCCTGTCACTTGCGCAGGTGGCCTCGCGTGCCGGTATTATTGATGAACGCAAGGAAACCGGTCTGGCGCAAAAGCTGGGCCAGGAACTCAACCTGAAATGCGGCCATGTAGGCCAACCCGTTTCTGCCTTGTCGGGCGGCAATCAGCAAAAGGTTGCGCTGGCAAAACTGCTGTCAGTTAGCCCCCATATCATCTTCCTTGACGAGCCGACGCGCGGCGTTGATGTGGGCGCCAAAACGGAAATTCACCGCATATTGCGCGATTTGGCAAAGGCGGGTGTGGGCGTGGTCATGATCTCGTCCGAACTGCCCGAGCTGATCGGCGTATGCGACCGGGTCATTGTCATCCGCGAGGGGGAACTGAGCGGAGAGGTCACCGGCAGTGAGATGACGGAAGAAAATATCATGTATCTCGCTTCGATTTCGGAGCAATCGCGGGAGGCGGTCTGA
- a CDS encoding substrate-binding domain-containing protein, which translates to MKNVRVTRALAVTALLAAFAQPTAALAEGFKCEPGETYIMNVMVSSHPYWVPVYQGFKQAAEAMGCETVFSGTPDYDIAKQIASFEQDLVKAPAGILLHPMQADPFIEPINRAIESGVQISTFAADSPKSNRTAYITSDNLAEAKFAAEEIVKQLGDSAEYAVLENPGQSNHDLRVTALISYIEEHFPNMKLVGRQATNQDSNAAYRATASILQANPNLGALWIPEAGSAEGAVAAVLEAKADVLIMHADVTPATLEHIKAGNIHMALNPNQGIQGFMGFMATFMAAHSDMFDPFNDYKVSGYNPMQLPFVDNGFAVITKENADSFDLNKYMEGRDPQ; encoded by the coding sequence ATGAAGAATGTTCGTGTGACGCGTGCATTGGCCGTAACGGCTTTGCTCGCAGCGTTTGCACAGCCGACTGCGGCATTGGCAGAAGGTTTCAAGTGTGAGCCCGGCGAGACTTACATCATGAATGTCATGGTGTCGTCGCATCCATATTGGGTGCCCGTTTATCAGGGGTTCAAGCAAGCCGCCGAAGCAATGGGTTGTGAAACCGTTTTCTCGGGCACGCCTGATTATGACATTGCCAAGCAGATCGCGTCCTTTGAGCAGGATCTGGTAAAGGCGCCAGCCGGCATCCTGTTGCACCCAATGCAGGCCGATCCTTTTATTGAGCCGATTAACCGGGCAATCGAAAGCGGCGTGCAGATTTCCACCTTCGCCGCCGACTCTCCCAAGTCCAACCGCACCGCTTACATCACCTCCGACAATCTTGCCGAGGCCAAATTCGCTGCAGAAGAGATCGTCAAGCAGCTTGGCGACAGCGCCGAGTACGCGGTTCTGGAAAACCCCGGTCAAAGCAATCACGATCTGCGTGTCACCGCCCTGATCTCTTATATTGAAGAGCACTTCCCGAACATGAAGCTGGTAGGGCGTCAGGCCACCAATCAGGACAGCAATGCGGCCTATCGTGCCACGGCGTCCATCCTTCAGGCCAACCCCAATCTGGGCGCGCTCTGGATTCCGGAAGCAGGATCGGCTGAAGGTGCTGTCGCCGCCGTTCTCGAGGCAAAAGCCGATGTGTTGATCATGCATGCCGACGTGACCCCGGCCACTCTTGAGCACATCAAGGCCGGCAATATTCACATGGCACTCAACCCCAATCAGGGCATCCAGGGCTTTATGGGCTTCATGGCAACGTTCATGGCAGCGCATTCAGACATGTTCGATCCGTTCAACGACTACAAGGTCTCGGGCTACAATCCCATGCAGCTTCCCTTTGTCGACAATGGCTTCGCCGTCATCACCAAAGAGAACGCCGATTCCTTCGACCTGAACAAATATATGGAAGGCCGCGATCCCCAATAA